A portion of the Streptomyces sp. YPW6 genome contains these proteins:
- a CDS encoding universal stress protein, producing MSGTITVGLDGTDHAAAAADWAAQEAERRRSALRLVHAWVWRPTDVAYVGDRAAEERWVRNMLDEARSRVAREHPALDVTTGLVVDDPVPTLLAEAERAEMLVLGSRGYGTLAGYLIGSVSMKVLRRAAGPVVMVGKPHSGTPRHASEVVVGVEPGQIGDAVLEFAFSAAAERGAALRAVHAWSVPTAPAWSPGSLYLVDEANGLERINREELAETLKPWRGKYPQVEVVEQVEIGSASEVLLSSSADACLVVVGRRSHEAVLRRLGPVTHAVLHHATAPVAVVPHDCPPE from the coding sequence ATGTCCGGGACCATCACCGTAGGACTGGACGGGACCGACCACGCTGCGGCGGCGGCGGACTGGGCCGCCCAGGAGGCGGAGCGCCGGCGGTCGGCCCTGCGACTCGTGCACGCCTGGGTCTGGCGCCCCACCGACGTGGCGTACGTCGGAGACCGGGCGGCCGAGGAGCGTTGGGTGCGGAACATGCTCGACGAGGCCCGGTCCCGCGTCGCCAGGGAGCACCCGGCCCTGGACGTCACGACGGGGCTGGTCGTCGACGACCCGGTGCCCACTCTGCTGGCCGAAGCTGAACGCGCCGAGATGCTGGTGCTGGGGTCGCGCGGTTACGGCACCCTGGCCGGCTACCTGATCGGTTCCGTCTCGATGAAGGTGTTGCGCCGTGCGGCCGGGCCGGTCGTCATGGTCGGGAAGCCGCATTCCGGCACGCCCCGGCACGCCTCGGAGGTGGTGGTCGGCGTGGAACCCGGGCAGATCGGTGACGCGGTCCTGGAGTTCGCTTTCTCAGCCGCGGCCGAACGCGGAGCGGCCCTGCGCGCCGTACACGCCTGGAGCGTCCCGACGGCCCCCGCGTGGAGCCCGGGTTCGCTGTATCTGGTCGACGAGGCGAACGGTCTGGAGCGGATCAACAGGGAGGAGCTGGCCGAGACCCTCAAGCCGTGGCGCGGCAAGTATCCGCAGGTCGAGGTCGTCGAGCAGGTCGAGATCGGCTCCGCATCCGAGGTTCTGCTGTCCAGCAGCGCCGACGCCTGCCTCGTGGTCGTCGGGCGGCGCAGCCACGAGGCGGTCCTGCGGCGTCTCGGCCCGGTCACCCACGCCGTTCTGCACCACGCCACAGCCCCCGTGGCGGTCGTGCCTCACGACTGTCCCCCGGAATAG
- a CDS encoding GAF domain-containing protein codes for MENAEGVGEARVRLPQLRLDELLEELQARLDAARGTRDRVHSLLEAVLSVGRELDLEQALRSIVEAAAALVDAEYAALGVIGPDGERLSAFHTVGVDEEQIARIGPYPEGHGILGELIRHPEPLRLPSLSEHPASYGFPAHHPPMNTFLGVPIRVRDHVFGNLYLTEKRGGQQFDVDDESVLATLAVAAGVAIDNARLYEESRLRERWLEANAEITHTLMSGADHGGVLPLIAERAREITASALSVVAMPVSGTDTLAVELAVGQEADVWRGVVLPVEGTLVGQAFVRRAPVSTADLSRDTPLSVGAPRSDGLGPAVAVPIGSHDEAQGVVLLVRQSGGREFTGKETESLQVFAAQAAVAMELAERRQDAEQITLLEDRDRIARDLHDLAIQRLFATGMTLQSAGRRVQDDVASERILRAVDDLDETIKIIRSTIFGLRSRDDDAAPGLRSRAVRAIGDAAPLLGFAPSVRMEGLLDTHVPGRIADHVMAVLTESLTNIARHARADRADVVLDTDGKQVRLTVTDNGVGIPAGGRRSGLANMAERARALGGDMVLESPEGKGARLVWHAPLPQSSKPAEGDRPAS; via the coding sequence GTGGAGAACGCCGAGGGGGTCGGCGAGGCGCGGGTGCGGCTGCCACAGCTGCGACTGGACGAGCTGCTGGAGGAGCTCCAGGCTCGGCTGGACGCGGCGCGCGGGACCCGGGACCGGGTGCACAGTCTGCTGGAGGCCGTGCTGTCGGTCGGTCGCGAGCTGGACCTCGAACAGGCGCTGCGCAGCATCGTGGAGGCCGCGGCGGCACTGGTGGACGCCGAGTACGCGGCGCTCGGGGTGATCGGCCCGGACGGCGAACGGCTGTCGGCCTTCCACACGGTGGGTGTGGACGAGGAGCAGATCGCGAGGATCGGACCCTACCCGGAAGGCCACGGCATCCTGGGCGAGCTGATCCGCCACCCCGAGCCATTGCGGCTGCCCAGCCTCTCCGAACACCCGGCCTCCTACGGCTTCCCGGCTCATCACCCGCCGATGAACACCTTCCTCGGCGTCCCCATCCGGGTGCGTGACCACGTCTTCGGCAACCTCTACCTGACGGAGAAGCGCGGCGGGCAGCAGTTCGACGTCGACGACGAGTCGGTGCTCGCCACGCTGGCCGTAGCGGCCGGCGTGGCGATCGACAACGCCCGCCTCTACGAGGAGTCCCGGCTGCGCGAGCGCTGGCTGGAGGCGAACGCGGAGATCACCCACACGCTGATGTCCGGCGCCGACCATGGTGGGGTGCTGCCGTTGATCGCGGAGCGGGCCAGGGAGATCACCGCTTCGGCGCTGAGCGTGGTGGCCATGCCCGTGAGCGGGACGGACACACTCGCCGTGGAACTCGCCGTAGGTCAGGAGGCCGACGTCTGGCGGGGAGTCGTCCTGCCGGTGGAAGGGACGCTCGTCGGACAGGCGTTCGTTCGCCGGGCTCCTGTCAGCACCGCTGACCTCTCACGTGACACCCCGCTCTCGGTCGGCGCGCCGCGCTCCGACGGGCTGGGACCGGCCGTCGCCGTGCCCATCGGCTCGCACGACGAGGCTCAGGGCGTGGTCCTGCTGGTCCGGCAGTCGGGTGGCCGGGAGTTCACCGGGAAGGAGACCGAGTCGCTCCAGGTCTTCGCCGCGCAGGCCGCTGTCGCGATGGAGCTGGCGGAACGCCGTCAGGACGCCGAGCAGATCACCCTGCTGGAGGACCGCGACCGGATCGCACGCGACCTGCACGACCTGGCGATTCAACGGCTTTTCGCCACCGGCATGACGCTGCAGAGCGCCGGGCGGCGTGTCCAGGACGATGTGGCTTCCGAGCGGATCCTGCGGGCGGTGGACGACCTCGACGAGACCATCAAGATCATCAGGTCGACGATCTTCGGCCTGCGCTCCCGCGACGACGACGCGGCGCCCGGCCTGCGCTCCCGTGCGGTACGCGCGATCGGTGACGCGGCTCCCCTTCTGGGCTTCGCCCCCAGTGTCCGTATGGAAGGCCTGCTCGACACACACGTGCCCGGCCGGATCGCCGACCATGTCATGGCCGTCCTCACCGAGTCCCTGACCAACATCGCCCGGCACGCCCGCGCCGACCGCGCCGACGTGGTGCTGGACACCGACGGCAAGCAGGTCCGCCTGACGGTCACGGACAACGGCGTCGGCATCCCGGCCGGAGGCCGTCGCAGCGGCCTGGCGAACATGGCGGAACGCGCACGGGCGCTCGGTGGCGACATGGTGCTGGAGAGTCCGGAGGGAAAGGGAGCGCGGCTCGTGTGGCACGCTCCCCTGCCGCAGTCCTCGAAGCCTGCGGAGGGTGACCGGCCCGCCTCGTGA
- a CDS encoding response regulator transcription factor, producing the protein MTHSEQDGSMGGPIRVFLLDDHEVVRRGVHDLLEDEPDITVVGEAATAEQAWVRLPALRPDVAVLDVRLPDGDGVTVCRELRSVMPDLACLMLTSFDDEEALLDSIMAGAAGYVLKQIRGSDLVTAVRTVARGQSLLDASATTKLMARLRSGQQPAEKPETLPGLTDREREILDLIGEGLTNRQIGQRLYLAEKTVKNHISRLLAKLGVERRIQAAVIATQARDRMRPDGR; encoded by the coding sequence ATGACGCACAGCGAGCAGGACGGCAGCATGGGAGGCCCGATCAGGGTGTTCCTCCTGGACGACCACGAAGTGGTACGCCGAGGGGTGCACGACCTGCTGGAGGACGAACCGGACATCACGGTCGTCGGGGAAGCGGCGACGGCCGAGCAGGCATGGGTGAGGCTCCCCGCCCTGCGACCCGACGTGGCCGTCCTCGACGTGCGTCTGCCCGACGGTGACGGGGTGACCGTCTGCCGTGAGCTCCGCTCGGTGATGCCGGACCTGGCCTGCCTGATGCTCACGTCCTTCGACGACGAGGAAGCACTGCTGGACTCGATCATGGCCGGAGCCGCCGGGTACGTCCTGAAGCAGATCCGGGGATCGGACCTGGTCACGGCCGTACGGACGGTGGCCCGTGGTCAGTCGCTGCTGGACGCGAGCGCCACCACCAAGCTCATGGCGCGGCTGCGCAGCGGACAGCAGCCGGCCGAGAAGCCGGAGACGCTGCCGGGGCTGACCGACCGCGAACGCGAGATCCTCGACCTGATCGGTGAAGGGCTGACCAACCGGCAGATCGGGCAGCGGCTCTACCTCGCGGAGAAGACGGTGAAGAACCACATCTCCCGCCTGCTCGCCAAGCTCGGCGTGGAGCGCCGCATCCAGGCCGCGGTCATCGCCACCCAGGCCCGCGACCGTATGCGACCTGACGGACGCTGA
- a CDS encoding pyridoxamine 5'-phosphate oxidase family protein: MLENDAIRILDRLECLRLLAEVPLGRVVYTRQALPAVLPVNFVLDEDDSVVLYTSAVSDLVQAIDGAVVAFEADEFSAATRSGWSVVVTGRADVVAEPADHERLSRSGPHSWMPVRDGVFVRIESDLVTGRATMGTRAPG; encoded by the coding sequence ATGCTCGAGAACGACGCCATCCGCATTCTCGACCGGCTGGAATGCCTTCGTCTGCTGGCCGAAGTGCCGCTCGGCCGGGTCGTGTACACCCGGCAGGCGCTGCCCGCGGTCCTCCCGGTGAACTTCGTCCTGGACGAGGACGACTCCGTGGTGCTCTACACCTCGGCGGTCTCCGACCTCGTGCAGGCCATCGACGGTGCCGTGGTCGCTTTCGAGGCGGACGAGTTCAGCGCGGCGACCCGGTCGGGCTGGAGCGTGGTCGTCACCGGTCGGGCCGACGTGGTGGCCGAGCCCGCCGACCACGAACGGCTCTCGCGGTCCGGCCCACATTCCTGGATGCCCGTACGCGACGGGGTCTTCGTGCGTATCGAGTCCGATCTGGTCACGGGACGCGCGACCATGGGCACACGCGCCCCCGGATGA
- a CDS encoding CBS domain-containing protein, whose translation MPTRTVGEVMARDVVQAGPTTSFKEVVRLLDHHRINGLPVVDTDDKVLGVLSGSDLVCAQACREGSAPPLAVTAQDMMSSPAITVHPEQSVADAARIMERRGVERLPVVDEADRLIGIATRRDLLRVFLRADEDIRREVTEEIGGGAAELPSERVLVSVRDGVVTLEGRVRLRSRVREIVHAAWRLEGVVGVVNGLGFRIDDGGEPAGPARTGRA comes from the coding sequence ATGCCAACGCGCACGGTCGGTGAGGTCATGGCCCGGGACGTCGTGCAGGCCGGTCCGACGACATCGTTCAAAGAGGTCGTGCGACTGCTCGACCACCACCGGATCAACGGACTGCCGGTGGTCGACACCGACGACAAGGTCCTCGGTGTGCTGTCCGGAAGCGACCTGGTGTGCGCCCAGGCCTGTCGGGAAGGCTCCGCTCCGCCCCTGGCCGTGACGGCGCAGGACATGATGTCCAGCCCTGCCATCACCGTGCACCCGGAGCAGAGCGTGGCGGACGCCGCTCGGATCATGGAGCGCCGCGGTGTCGAGCGGCTGCCCGTGGTGGACGAGGCCGATCGCCTCATCGGCATCGCCACCCGCCGCGACCTTCTCCGGGTCTTCCTGCGTGCGGACGAGGACATCCGCCGGGAGGTGACCGAGGAGATCGGGGGCGGAGCGGCGGAACTCCCGTCCGAGAGGGTCCTCGTCTCCGTTCGCGACGGTGTCGTCACTCTCGAGGGCCGGGTGCGACTGCGTTCCCGGGTACGGGAGATCGTCCACGCCGCCTGGCGCCTTGAAGGGGTGGTCGGCGTGGTGAACGGTCTGGGCTTCCGCATCGACGACGGTGGGGAACCGGCCGGGCCCGCTCGTACCGGACGTGCGTGA
- a CDS encoding aldo/keto reductase, with protein MGLGCAGLSPWMYARPDLDDRAWASLLNAVVDLGITLLDTADVYGEGHNEQLIGRALGHRRSEVLVATKVGMVVDDLATLTWHCDGRPAHLRAAVEASLRRLGTDSVDLCYLHRVDPAVPLEESWGALASMVKDGRIRHIGLSDVDVREAERAHRIHPVAAIQSELSLWSRAALGGRRDGEDVVGWCARNGALFVPFSPLGRGFLTGTITPDTSFAPGDLRTRHPRFTSAARAENRRILTPLRKVAERHDAPESQVALAWLLAQGEHVVPIPGTTRLAYARSNIRAANLALTPQDLFELDNMPPPAEDRP; from the coding sequence GTGGGCCTGGGCTGCGCCGGTCTCAGCCCCTGGATGTACGCCCGGCCGGACCTGGACGACCGGGCCTGGGCTTCGCTGCTGAACGCGGTGGTCGACCTCGGCATCACCCTGCTGGACACCGCCGACGTCTACGGCGAGGGCCACAACGAGCAGTTGATCGGGCGGGCCCTCGGCCACCGCCGCTCCGAGGTCCTCGTCGCGACCAAGGTCGGCATGGTGGTGGACGACCTGGCGACCTTGACCTGGCACTGCGACGGCAGGCCGGCGCACCTCCGTGCGGCGGTGGAGGCAAGCCTGCGCCGCCTGGGGACCGACAGCGTGGATCTCTGCTATCTGCACCGGGTCGACCCGGCCGTCCCCCTGGAGGAGAGCTGGGGTGCGCTCGCCTCGATGGTGAAGGACGGAAGGATCCGCCACATCGGCCTCTCCGACGTGGACGTCCGGGAAGCCGAGCGCGCGCACCGCATCCACCCCGTCGCCGCCATCCAGTCCGAGCTCTCGCTCTGGTCCCGGGCAGCCCTCGGCGGCCGGCGGGACGGTGAGGACGTCGTCGGCTGGTGCGCCCGCAACGGCGCCCTGTTCGTACCCTTCTCCCCCTTGGGGCGGGGGTTCCTCACCGGCACGATCACCCCGGACACCTCCTTCGCACCGGGGGACCTCCGCACCCGTCACCCCCGGTTCACCTCCGCCGCTCGCGCCGAGAACCGCCGGATCCTCACCCCGTTGCGCAAGGTCGCCGAACGGCACGACGCCCCCGAGTCGCAGGTAGCCCTGGCCTGGTTGCTCGCCCAGGGCGAACACGTCGTCCCGATCCCCGGCACGACGCGCCTGGCGTACGCACGCTCCAACATCCGGGCGGCGAATCTGGCCCTCACACCGCAAGACCTCTTCGAGCTCGACAACATGCCTCCGCCCGCGGAGGACCGGCCCTGA